One genomic region from Leptolyngbyaceae cyanobacterium JSC-12 encodes:
- a CDS encoding histidine kinase (IMG reference gene:2510097715~PFAM: Histidine kinase-, DNA gyrase B-, and HSP90-like ATPase; His Kinase A (phosphoacceptor) domain), with translation MNAAVVNISGRQRMLSQRAAMFASQLLMPNLTVEQRQDIRQELCATIELFELSHNSLLAGKEDWDLPGNPSPIIRSLYFEAPVHLDKLVRQYIDKVKTILAQDDSLCPDAQLIQDVLNMARHHLLTALDQVVWQYQQESNEQYLAAQMQLVQAEKLSSLGRLVTGIAHEIRNPVNFIHGNVSYVKDYAHELIGLITAYQLHYPHPPQALQDQINSVDLEFILEDFERILQSIQIGSDRIQEILRALRTFSYSNDQKFDYADIHEGLESTLLILKHRLNDPTGNRRIQVVKEYGKIPALYCSLSQLNQVFMNILSNAIDALIDHVDQCLTPIITIRTSQINPDAIAIWIKDNGCGIPTDLQSKVFESFFTTKPIGKGTGLGLAISRQIIEEKHGGHLSFQSELGHGTEFCLELPIRQ, from the coding sequence ATGAATGCAGCCGTTGTTAACATTAGTGGTCGTCAGCGCATGCTTTCCCAGCGGGCAGCGATGTTTGCATCGCAGCTGTTGATGCCTAATTTGACAGTGGAGCAACGGCAGGATATCCGTCAGGAACTCTGCGCTACCATTGAACTGTTCGAGCTTTCACACAATAGTTTACTAGCGGGAAAAGAGGATTGGGATCTACCAGGAAATCCTTCACCTATTATTCGATCGCTGTACTTTGAAGCCCCTGTTCATCTTGATAAACTGGTGCGGCAATATATCGATAAAGTGAAAACAATTCTTGCCCAGGATGACTCATTATGTCCTGATGCACAACTCATCCAAGATGTCCTCAATATGGCACGGCATCATCTGCTAACTGCTCTCGATCAAGTAGTTTGGCAGTATCAACAGGAAAGTAATGAGCAATATTTAGCAGCTCAGATGCAACTTGTTCAGGCAGAAAAATTGTCCAGTTTAGGGCGATTAGTTACCGGAATTGCTCATGAAATCCGTAATCCAGTTAATTTTATTCATGGAAATGTGTCCTATGTCAAGGATTATGCCCATGAATTGATTGGGTTGATTACTGCTTATCAACTTCACTATCCCCATCCGCCCCAAGCACTCCAAGACCAGATCAATAGTGTGGATTTAGAGTTTATCCTGGAAGACTTTGAGCGTATCCTCCAATCTATTCAAATCGGGAGCGATCGCATTCAGGAGATTTTGCGAGCGCTGCGGACTTTCTCCTACAGTAATGATCAAAAGTTTGACTATGCGGATATCCATGAAGGCTTAGAGAGTACTCTGCTCATTCTAAAACATCGCCTTAATGACCCTACTGGTAACCGTCGAATTCAAGTCGTGAAGGAATATGGAAAAATTCCAGCCCTCTATTGTTCGCTCAGTCAGTTGAATCAGGTGTTTATGAACATCCTGAGTAATGCGATCGATGCATTGATTGATCATGTCGATCAGTGCCTCACTCCTATAATTACCATTCGGACGAGTCAGATCAATCCAGATGCGATTGCGATTTGGATCAAGGATAATGGTTGTGGAATTCCTACTGATCTTCAGTCCAAAGTATTTGAAAGTTTCTTCACAACAAAACCGATTGGTAAGGGAACTGGATTAGGGTTAGCCATCAGTCGCCAAATTATTGAAGAGAAGCATGGTGGCCACTTAAGTTTTCAGTCTGAGTTGGGGCATGGAACAGAATTTTGCCTGGAATTACCAATTCGGCAATGA
- a CDS encoding hypothetical protein (IMG reference gene:2510097719), whose translation MSLEQGKPDRPLRRQPSYPEERRRVKPFSPEKASFAMQDAIAKPAKPLNPHPSRTVAAEPPPSFTEPFRDRNSKSIPRPRSQRRFLSRLLRSLRRLITGLRTWLSWLVTRWQFLIAAAFFVCLSSAILAIAFIFQLPALPNCPAVFWPLASASMRFECARIAASKQTAKDLLEAISLVDGLPPDHAMRPEADRLIELWSQEVLKLAEELFHQGNLQEAIAAAQKIPAKVAAYRLVEERVNHWQSIWSKAEGIYKKAEAALRKRDWRGAFELAVGLLDIDNKYWQTTRYDDLNHRINTARVDGNKLFKAEWLADEGTVSALLQAIKLAEEIRPDSYIYDLAQVKIQLFGRNLLDLAQKALDRRNLQEALSIINQIPKQAKVESEKRDLTVLANAQSLSWQDTVEGLEAAIAQAQRILPSQPLYPKAQQFIVRWQYEIEGLAQIERARLLAQAGTVEALLNAIAAASQVSSANPRWNQAQQEIQKWKADTQTITDRPVLDQAEQFASGGDINSLMAAVEQANQIAPGRSLYNEAQGRVREWTRQIQQTQDQPYLDQARAYAFAGNLKTAIGVAEQIRPGRALYNKAQADIAKWRNQIRAQVEQAQAQVAQAQAQQNLQEARQLASVGNPNALANAIRVASQVSTSGAIQTEIDAAVNEWSWQLLQQAKDQALGLNLAGAIAIAQRIPQRAKAYAEAQANIQTWQQQSIKQ comes from the coding sequence ATGTCTTTAGAACAAGGAAAACCAGATCGTCCATTGCGGCGCCAGCCTTCATATCCTGAGGAGCGGCGACGGGTAAAACCATTTTCGCCTGAAAAGGCTTCCTTTGCTATGCAGGATGCGATCGCAAAACCAGCGAAGCCATTGAATCCGCATCCATCGCGAACAGTTGCAGCTGAACCTCCGCCTTCTTTCACAGAACCATTTCGCGATCGCAACTCTAAATCCATCCCCCGCCCTCGTTCTCAGCGGCGGTTTTTAAGTAGACTGTTGCGATCTCTGAGGCGTTTAATCACAGGTTTAAGAACTTGGTTGAGTTGGCTAGTTACCCGCTGGCAGTTTTTGATCGCAGCAGCATTTTTTGTCTGTCTTAGTTCTGCTATTCTTGCCATTGCTTTCATTTTTCAACTTCCAGCCTTGCCTAACTGTCCAGCAGTATTTTGGCCCTTGGCATCTGCCTCCATGCGATTTGAGTGTGCTCGGATTGCTGCTAGTAAGCAAACAGCAAAGGATTTGCTGGAAGCCATTTCACTGGTGGATGGGCTACCCCCTGATCATGCCATGCGTCCAGAGGCAGATCGGTTGATCGAACTTTGGTCACAGGAAGTGCTGAAGTTGGCCGAGGAGCTATTTCATCAGGGGAATTTGCAGGAAGCGATCGCGGCTGCTCAGAAAATTCCAGCCAAAGTTGCGGCTTACCGCTTGGTTGAAGAACGAGTCAACCACTGGCAAAGTATCTGGTCAAAAGCAGAGGGAATCTACAAAAAAGCTGAAGCAGCCCTGCGCAAGCGAGATTGGCGAGGGGCGTTTGAGTTAGCTGTTGGCTTGCTGGATATTGACAATAAGTACTGGCAAACCACGCGCTACGACGACCTGAATCATCGCATTAACACTGCTCGAGTGGATGGCAATAAACTGTTCAAAGCCGAGTGGTTAGCTGATGAGGGAACTGTTTCAGCCTTGCTGCAAGCCATTAAATTAGCAGAAGAAATTCGCCCGGATAGTTACATTTATGATTTAGCCCAGGTTAAAATCCAGCTTTTTGGACGAAACCTGCTGGATTTGGCTCAAAAAGCACTGGATCGACGTAACCTCCAGGAAGCGCTTTCAATCATTAATCAGATTCCTAAACAAGCCAAAGTGGAGTCGGAGAAGCGAGACCTGACGGTGTTGGCAAATGCGCAGTCCCTGTCGTGGCAAGATACGGTAGAAGGGTTAGAAGCTGCGATTGCCCAGGCACAGCGAATCTTACCCAGTCAGCCGCTGTATCCTAAAGCTCAACAGTTTATTGTACGCTGGCAGTATGAAATTGAAGGACTGGCTCAAATTGAACGTGCCCGGTTGCTGGCGCAAGCTGGAACAGTCGAAGCATTGCTAAACGCTATTGCGGCGGCCTCTCAGGTTTCTTCTGCCAACCCTCGCTGGAATCAAGCGCAGCAAGAGATTCAGAAGTGGAAAGCCGACACTCAAACGATTACTGATCGCCCAGTGCTGGATCAAGCAGAACAATTTGCCAGTGGTGGCGATATTAACTCCCTCATGGCAGCCGTTGAGCAGGCAAACCAAATTGCACCAGGGCGATCGCTGTATAACGAAGCTCAGGGGAGAGTCCGGGAATGGACACGCCAAATTCAGCAAACTCAGGATCAGCCCTATCTTGACCAGGCACGGGCATATGCCTTTGCGGGCAACCTCAAAACTGCCATTGGCGTAGCAGAGCAAATTCGTCCCGGACGAGCGCTCTACAACAAAGCTCAAGCCGATATTGCCAAGTGGCGCAATCAGATTCGGGCGCAAGTTGAGCAGGCACAAGCACAGGTAGCTCAAGCGCAGGCTCAACAAAATTTACAGGAAGCTCGCCAACTTGCAAGTGTGGGCAATCCCAATGCGCTAGCAAATGCAATTCGGGTTGCTAGTCAGGTCTCTACATCTGGAGCCATCCAAACTGAAATTGATGCCGCAGTTAACGAGTGGAGTTGGCAACTGCTCCAGCAGGCAAAAGACCAGGCGCTGGGGTTAAATCTGGCGGGCGCGATCGCGATCGCCCAGAGAATTCCCCAACGAGCCAAAGCCTACGCCGAAGCCCAGGCAAATATCCAGACCTGGCAACAGCAATCCATCAAGCAATAA
- a CDS encoding methylase involved in ubiquinone/menaquinone biosynthesis (IMG reference gene:2510097713~PFAM: Methyltransferase domain) — protein MAEPFPFYEGYDRYRAPYPQAAIAQILSGLTANPILAADIGAGTGIGSRQLADCGVQVTAVEPRAEMRNGAMPYDGVKFVAGTAEQIPLETDSVDLVTAFQAFHWFDFAQSLKEFRRILKPGGRLALVWNFWDQQDAVSQTYTKYLYQASKPADRYLKPIEMPSLKGVINALSYQLFWFGIYLPYFENLRRYTFTFEQFLDLEGLIGLARSQGFTPQSGVALEKLAAKLAALCDRNANSEGQVRLLYTTRLYLAHKR, from the coding sequence ATGGCTGAACCGTTTCCGTTTTATGAGGGATATGACCGCTATCGTGCGCCGTATCCGCAGGCGGCGATCGCCCAAATCCTTTCCGGCTTAACGGCCAATCCTATCTTGGCTGCCGACATCGGGGCCGGGACAGGTATTGGCTCCCGACAACTGGCAGATTGCGGGGTGCAGGTGACCGCCGTAGAGCCAAGGGCTGAGATGCGGAATGGCGCGATGCCCTATGACGGTGTGAAATTCGTGGCTGGAACTGCTGAGCAGATACCGCTGGAAACAGACTCAGTGGATTTAGTCACCGCCTTCCAGGCGTTTCACTGGTTTGACTTTGCCCAGAGCCTAAAGGAGTTCCGCCGCATCCTCAAACCCGGTGGTCGTTTGGCCTTGGTCTGGAATTTCTGGGATCAGCAGGATGCTGTTTCTCAAACCTACACAAAATACCTCTACCAGGCATCTAAACCGGCAGACCGATATCTGAAACCGATAGAAATGCCCTCCCTCAAGGGGGTAATTAACGCCCTCAGTTATCAGCTTTTTTGGTTTGGCATCTACCTGCCCTATTTTGAGAACCTGCGACGATACACCTTCACCTTTGAGCAGTTTCTAGATCTGGAGGGGTTAATTGGGTTGGCTCGTAGCCAAGGGTTTACACCCCAGTCAGGGGTGGCGCTAGAAAAACTTGCAGCAAAGCTTGCAGCACTGTGCGATCGCAACGCCAACTCCGAGGGACAGGTGCGCCTGCTCTACACCACCCGCCTCTATTTGGCCCACAAGCGCTGA
- a CDS encoding glucosamine--fructose-6-phosphate aminotransferase, isomerizing (IMG reference gene:2510097717~PFAM: SIS domain; Glutamine amidotransferases class-II~TIGRFAM: glucosamine--fructose-6-phosphate aminotransferase (isomerizing)), which yields MCGIVGYIGTQAASNILLEGLRKLEYRGYDSAGIATVLKGDIHCVRAKGKLQNLQEKLEGEQNPAQLGIGHTRWATHGKPEEYNAHPHMDTARRIAVVQNGIIENYQKLREDLKALGHEFRSDTDTEVIPHLIAEELKLLLEGQEAEIRSQKLEGAETEYQMRGIGYGIAPSPLSQAPITNSLSSSFLLEAVRRSVNKLEGAFAIAVISADFPDELIVARQQAPLVLGFGQGEFFCASDTPAIVPHTRAVLPLENGELARLTPLGAEVYNFDGHRLKKAPRTLNWNPVMVEKQGFKHFMLKEIYEQPGVVRACLETYLNPEWSQEPEIRSQKLSAPPGPQSLAPNPSSPVHLNLPIELYANLQQIQIVACGTSWHAGLVGKYVLEQLAGIPTQVQYASEFRYAPSPLTPNTLTIGVTQSGETADTLAALEMELQRRKNLAPEYQPRMLGITNRPESTLGQLVPHIIDTHAGIEIGVAATKTFAAQLIAFYLLALDIAHYRRTLSADQIEKLLDGLRQLPAEIEMILESQERYIEELAHDFAETQDFIFLGRGINFPIALEGALKLKEISYIHAEGYPAGEMKHGPIALLDAKVPVVTIAMPGSVFEKVLSNAQEARARDARLIGVTPMDEQDAEDTFDTLIPVPHVDEILSPLVTVIPLQLLAYHIAARRGLDVDQPRNLAKSVTVE from the coding sequence ATGTGTGGAATTGTCGGCTATATCGGAACTCAAGCAGCCAGCAATATTTTGTTAGAAGGACTGCGAAAACTGGAATATCGAGGATACGACTCTGCCGGAATTGCTACAGTTTTGAAAGGTGATATTCACTGTGTGCGAGCTAAAGGCAAGCTGCAGAACCTGCAAGAAAAGCTGGAAGGAGAGCAAAACCCAGCACAACTGGGGATTGGACACACTCGCTGGGCAACCCATGGTAAACCAGAAGAATACAACGCTCATCCCCATATGGACACGGCTCGCCGCATTGCTGTTGTTCAAAATGGCATTATCGAGAACTATCAAAAACTCCGAGAAGACCTGAAGGCATTAGGACACGAGTTTCGCTCTGATACCGATACTGAAGTGATTCCGCATTTAATTGCCGAAGAGTTAAAGCTTCTGTTAGAAGGACAGGAAGCGGAAATCAGAAGTCAGAAGTTAGAAGGAGCAGAAACAGAGTATCAGATGCGGGGTATCGGCTATGGAATTGCCCCTAGCCCTCTTTCCCAAGCACCCATCACCAATTCCCTTAGCTCCTCTTTCTTACTTGAAGCCGTTCGTCGGTCAGTCAATAAACTAGAAGGAGCATTTGCGATCGCCGTCATTAGCGCTGATTTTCCAGATGAGCTGATCGTGGCGCGACAACAAGCTCCCCTCGTATTAGGTTTTGGGCAAGGTGAGTTTTTCTGCGCCTCAGATACGCCTGCGATCGTTCCCCATACCCGCGCTGTGCTGCCGCTAGAAAACGGTGAACTGGCACGACTCACTCCACTTGGAGCAGAAGTCTACAACTTTGACGGGCATCGCCTCAAAAAAGCACCCCGTACTCTCAACTGGAACCCCGTGATGGTGGAAAAGCAGGGCTTCAAACATTTCATGCTTAAAGAAATTTATGAGCAACCTGGAGTAGTCAGGGCATGTTTGGAAACCTATCTAAATCCAGAATGGAGTCAGGAGCCAGAAATTAGGAGTCAGAAGTTGAGTGCTCCCCCCGGACCTCAGTCTCTAGCCCCTAACCCTTCCTCTCCCGTCCACCTCAATCTCCCCATTGAACTCTATGCCAATCTACAACAGATCCAGATCGTTGCTTGTGGCACCAGTTGGCATGCTGGATTAGTTGGGAAATATGTGTTGGAACAATTGGCAGGTATTCCAACCCAGGTACAATATGCCTCAGAATTCCGCTATGCTCCATCCCCACTCACGCCCAACACCCTCACCATCGGGGTAACCCAATCGGGCGAAACGGCTGACACCTTAGCAGCTCTGGAAATGGAACTGCAACGCCGCAAAAATCTGGCACCCGAGTATCAACCTCGGATGTTAGGGATTACAAATCGCCCGGAAAGTACGTTGGGTCAACTGGTGCCTCATATTATCGATACCCATGCTGGCATTGAAATTGGAGTAGCTGCGACCAAGACCTTTGCTGCCCAACTGATTGCCTTTTATCTGCTGGCTCTGGATATCGCCCACTATCGTAGAACCCTCTCCGCTGACCAGATAGAAAAACTGTTGGATGGCTTGCGACAACTTCCAGCAGAAATTGAGATGATTTTGGAAAGTCAGGAGCGTTATATCGAAGAACTCGCGCATGACTTTGCTGAAACTCAAGATTTCATCTTTTTGGGACGGGGTATTAATTTCCCGATCGCCCTCGAAGGTGCCCTGAAACTGAAGGAAATTAGCTACATTCATGCAGAGGGTTATCCTGCTGGTGAGATGAAACATGGCCCGATTGCACTTCTAGATGCTAAGGTTCCAGTTGTCACGATCGCCATGCCCGGAAGCGTATTTGAAAAGGTACTCTCCAATGCGCAAGAAGCTCGCGCCCGCGATGCCCGCCTGATTGGCGTAACACCAATGGATGAACAGGATGCAGAAGATACCTTTGATACCTTAATTCCTGTGCCCCATGTGGATGAAATTTTGTCACCTTTGGTCACAGTAATTCCATTACAATTGCTGGCTTATCACATTGCGGCACGAAGAGGGTTAGATGTAGATCAACCACGCAACCTTGCCAAGTCTGTAACTGTGGAATAG
- a CDS encoding hypothetical protein (IMG reference gene:2510097710), which translates to MLPNPQPRFSGGSNIALKIPRFRFAKTVAFYRDTLRLPYLGQRDTSHVFQFGAMRLWLDEVPHYSQADVWLELSTNDLEGAVAYLTAAQTPVRDELEPLGDFRGHWISDPSGVVHLLSQNEEAQTV; encoded by the coding sequence ATGCTTCCAAATCCTCAGCCTAGGTTTTCAGGAGGCAGCAATATTGCCCTCAAAATTCCTCGATTTCGATTTGCAAAAACCGTTGCCTTCTATCGAGATACATTGCGATTACCTTACCTAGGACAACGGGACACCTCCCATGTATTTCAGTTTGGAGCGATGCGACTGTGGTTGGATGAAGTACCCCACTACAGTCAGGCGGATGTATGGTTGGAGCTATCCACCAACGACTTGGAGGGGGCAGTGGCCTATCTGACAGCAGCCCAAACCCCGGTTCGCGATGAATTGGAACCCCTTGGCGACTTTCGAGGCCACTGGATTTCAGACCCCTCAGGGGTAGTGCATCTCCTTTCCCAAAATGAGGAGGCGCAAACGGTATGA
- a CDS encoding disulfide bond chaperone (IMG reference gene:2510097718~PFAM: Hsp33 protein), with the protein MADQLIRATAANGGIRAVGVITTRLTEEARVRHQLSFVATAALGRTMAAALLFASSMKREGSRVNIRIKGDGPLGGILVDAGLDGTVRGYVEQPDVELPPTPKGKLDVGGAVGHTGYLYVIRDVGYGYPYSSTVELVSGEIGDDLIHYLATSEQTPSALMVGVFMDETGVIAAGGLLIQVLPKAARDEALVELLESRLANLTGFTTLLRSGKSLHDIFEQLLGDRGLEILPEAQLVRFHCGCSHEKVLGALKLFGQAELQDMIEQDKGAEATCDFCGMKYQASETELMQLLDEIRSESRR; encoded by the coding sequence ATGGCGGATCAGCTAATTCGAGCGACAGCAGCAAACGGGGGTATTCGTGCTGTTGGCGTGATTACGACGCGCTTAACCGAGGAAGCTAGAGTTAGACATCAGCTTTCCTTTGTTGCCACTGCTGCTCTAGGACGCACAATGGCAGCCGCACTTCTCTTTGCCTCTAGCATGAAGCGGGAAGGCTCACGAGTCAACATTCGGATTAAGGGAGACGGTCCACTGGGTGGCATCTTAGTCGATGCGGGGTTAGACGGAACAGTACGGGGCTACGTGGAGCAACCAGACGTAGAATTGCCTCCGACTCCCAAAGGCAAACTGGATGTGGGAGGTGCCGTTGGACATACCGGTTACTTGTATGTTATTCGAGATGTCGGCTATGGCTATCCCTATTCCAGTACTGTAGAACTGGTTTCTGGAGAAATTGGAGATGACCTGATCCATTATCTGGCAACTTCAGAGCAAACCCCTTCTGCATTGATGGTGGGTGTTTTTATGGATGAAACTGGGGTAATCGCAGCAGGTGGCTTGTTGATTCAAGTATTGCCTAAAGCAGCGAGAGACGAGGCACTGGTGGAACTGCTAGAGTCACGTTTAGCAAACCTGACCGGCTTTACGACATTGCTGCGTTCTGGCAAAAGCCTGCATGATATTTTTGAGCAGTTGCTTGGCGATAGGGGACTGGAAATTCTGCCAGAAGCACAACTTGTTCGGTTCCACTGTGGTTGTTCCCATGAAAAGGTGCTGGGTGCACTGAAGTTGTTTGGGCAAGCAGAGTTACAGGACATGATTGAGCAGGACAAGGGGGCTGAAGCGACCTGTGATTTTTGTGGCATGAAGTATCAAGCCAGTGAAACTGAGTTGATGCAACTTTTGGATGAAATCCGATCTGAAAGCAGGAGATAG
- a CDS encoding transcriptional regulator containing an amidase domain and an AraC-type DNA-binding HTH domain (IMG reference gene:2510097714), with protein sequence MLKSPAWLDYHQGLEYAKLLPSPPLLLSQGHWQGLVLEHHDTPPWEIPESCVSHHHIGVLLGPWRGERWIDGRHRSEMAPKGSLSIIPAGVPFASRWQNRSQAIVLAIDPTLLGRLAHEAVDGDRLRLNFCWLHDGDPFISQILHLLKTDTESGHPLGPIYGDSLGTALAAHLLRHYATRSFTLPAYTGGMPRYRLIPVLEYIDAHLQHPLSLQELAAVANMSQYYFCRMFRQTLGIAPFQYVRQQRIERAKKLLEQPHLSILEVGLQCGFTSPSHFTRQFRQIVGVTPKAYRNAFLP encoded by the coding sequence GTGCTAAAGTCACCTGCCTGGCTCGATTATCATCAAGGACTTGAGTACGCCAAGCTATTACCCTCCCCGCCGCTGCTACTGAGCCAGGGGCACTGGCAGGGCTTAGTGTTGGAACACCATGACACGCCGCCTTGGGAAATCCCTGAATCTTGCGTTTCCCACCATCACATCGGCGTGTTGCTTGGCCCCTGGCGCGGTGAGCGATGGATCGACGGTCGCCACCGTTCGGAAATGGCCCCTAAAGGCAGTCTCTCCATCATCCCGGCTGGCGTACCCTTTGCTTCGCGCTGGCAAAATCGATCGCAGGCAATTGTGCTGGCGATCGATCCAACGTTGCTAGGACGACTAGCCCATGAAGCGGTCGATGGCGATCGCCTCAGGCTCAACTTTTGTTGGTTGCACGATGGCGATCCCTTCATCAGCCAGATCCTGCACTTACTCAAAACCGATACCGAGTCCGGTCACCCGCTTGGCCCCATCTATGGAGATTCTCTGGGTACCGCTCTGGCAGCCCATCTACTCAGGCACTACGCAACACGTTCCTTCACCTTGCCAGCCTATACCGGAGGAATGCCCAGATACAGACTCATCCCAGTCCTAGAATACATCGACGCCCATCTCCAACATCCCCTCAGCCTACAAGAACTGGCCGCTGTCGCAAACATGAGTCAGTACTACTTCTGCCGCATGTTTCGACAAACGCTGGGAATTGCCCCATTTCAGTATGTGCGCCAGCAGCGGATTGAAAGGGCGAAGAAATTGCTTGAGCAGCCCCACCTGAGCATTTTAGAGGTGGGGTTGCAGTGCGGATTTACCAGCCCCAGCCACTTTACCCGACAGTTTCGCCAGATTGTTGGGGTAACACCAAAAGCTTACCGCAACGCTTTTTTACCCTAA
- a CDS encoding Glyoxalase/Bleomycin resistance protein/Dioxygenase superfamily (IMG reference gene:2510097712) codes for MAQEITIPKPLWSLLRCCEVHCVAACCGLDAFDFSPKYVQNWIAATEAQTLSQLRDQWWELARSIADETCTYCSDQLNFWGDYTAWKTLLNQWRTLVMLSDQAIPILVSRDIAKSVDFYQKLGFESHYPSNPNADYAILYRGALEIHLSFFPDIVPAESYLACYLRVTHIDEFFQAFQTLNLPTAGIPRISSLEDKPWGMREFHIVDPDGNLLKIGQMIES; via the coding sequence ATGGCACAAGAAATCACCATTCCCAAACCCCTCTGGTCGCTGCTACGCTGCTGCGAAGTCCATTGCGTCGCCGCCTGCTGCGGTCTAGATGCCTTTGATTTTAGCCCTAAATATGTTCAGAACTGGATCGCTGCAACAGAGGCTCAAACCCTCAGTCAGTTGCGTGATCAGTGGTGGGAACTCGCTCGCTCCATTGCTGATGAAACCTGCACCTATTGCTCTGACCAACTCAACTTTTGGGGCGACTACACCGCCTGGAAAACCTTACTCAATCAGTGGAGAACCTTAGTGATGCTATCTGATCAAGCCATTCCTATTTTAGTTTCACGAGATATTGCTAAAAGTGTTGACTTCTATCAAAAACTTGGATTTGAGAGTCATTATCCGAGCAATCCAAACGCTGATTATGCCATTCTATATCGGGGTGCTCTGGAAATTCATCTCAGTTTTTTCCCAGATATTGTGCCCGCCGAATCCTATCTGGCCTGCTATTTACGAGTCACGCATATCGATGAATTCTTCCAGGCATTCCAAACGTTGAATTTACCCACCGCAGGTATTCCTCGCATTAGCTCCTTAGAAGACAAACCCTGGGGAATGCGGGAATTTCACATCGTTGATCCAGATGGCAACCTTCTAAAAATAGGACAAATGATTGAATCATGA